The following are encoded together in the Equus quagga isolate Etosha38 chromosome 15, UCLA_HA_Equagga_1.0, whole genome shotgun sequence genome:
- the CD83 gene encoding CD83 antigen isoform X2, with translation MSRGLQLLLLSCACSLAPAAQEVKVACSEDVDLPCTAPWDPQVPYTVSWAKLTAGGEERLELPQEDLRLGGQRYQQKEQTGSVEAPSERLYSLKIRNTTSCSSGTYRCTLEDPEGQRNLSGTVILKVTGCPKEPKGETFKKYRAEIVLLLVLVVFYLTLIIFTCFARQQSIFPDFSKLGMERAFLPVTSPNKHMEPVTLHKTELV, from the exons ATGTCGCGCggcctccagctcctgctcctcaGCTGCG CCTGCAGCCTGGCGCCCGCGGCGCAGGAGGTGAAGGTGGCTTGTTCCGAGGATGTGGACTTGCCCTGCACTGCCCCCTGGGACCCGCAGGTCCCCTACACGGTCTCCTGGGCCAAG CTTACAGCGGGCGGTGAAGAGAGGCTGGAGCTACCCCAGGAAGATCTGCGCCTCGGTGGGCAGCGCTATCAGCAGAAGGAGCAGACGGGCTCTGTGGAGGCTCCCAGTGAAAGGCTATATTCCCTGAAGATCAGAAACACTACCAGCTGCAGCTCGGGCACATACAGGTGCACTCTGGAGGACCCGGAAGGGCAGAGAAACCTAAGTGGCACCGTGATCTTGAAGGTGACAG gatgccCTAAGGAACCCAAAGGAGAGACTTTTAAGAAATACAGAGCTGAGATTGTACTGCTGTTGGTTCTGGTCGTTTTCTACTTAACACTCATCATTTTCACTTGT ttTGCACGACAACAGagtatttttccagatttttctaaACTTGGCATGGAACGAGCTTTTCTCCCAGTCACCTCTCCGAATAAGCACATGGAGCCAGTGACTCTTCACAAGACGGAACTGGTGTGA
- the CD83 gene encoding CD83 antigen isoform X1: MSRGLQLLLLSCACSLAPAAQEVKVACSEDVDLPCTAPWDPQVPYTVSWAKLTAGGEERLELPQEDLRLGGQRYQQKEQTGSVEAPSERLYSLKIRNTTSCSSGTYRCTLEDPEGQRNLSGTVILKVTGCPKEPKGETFKKYRAEIVLLLVLVVFYLTLIIFTCKFARQQSIFPDFSKLGMERAFLPVTSPNKHMEPVTLHKTELV, from the exons ATGTCGCGCggcctccagctcctgctcctcaGCTGCG CCTGCAGCCTGGCGCCCGCGGCGCAGGAGGTGAAGGTGGCTTGTTCCGAGGATGTGGACTTGCCCTGCACTGCCCCCTGGGACCCGCAGGTCCCCTACACGGTCTCCTGGGCCAAG CTTACAGCGGGCGGTGAAGAGAGGCTGGAGCTACCCCAGGAAGATCTGCGCCTCGGTGGGCAGCGCTATCAGCAGAAGGAGCAGACGGGCTCTGTGGAGGCTCCCAGTGAAAGGCTATATTCCCTGAAGATCAGAAACACTACCAGCTGCAGCTCGGGCACATACAGGTGCACTCTGGAGGACCCGGAAGGGCAGAGAAACCTAAGTGGCACCGTGATCTTGAAGGTGACAG gatgccCTAAGGAACCCAAAGGAGAGACTTTTAAGAAATACAGAGCTGAGATTGTACTGCTGTTGGTTCTGGTCGTTTTCTACTTAACACTCATCATTTTCACTTGT aagttTGCACGACAACAGagtatttttccagatttttctaaACTTGGCATGGAACGAGCTTTTCTCCCAGTCACCTCTCCGAATAAGCACATGGAGCCAGTGACTCTTCACAAGACGGAACTGGTGTGA